A window of Auraticoccus monumenti contains these coding sequences:
- a CDS encoding TRAP transporter small permease yields the protein MRAVDSFHKGLNASLRWFCVILFALLVLLVLTQVVVRFLDVSLPWTEVSARVVFIWQAVIGAAYVIGEKEDVAIDWLVRKMPVGGVKAVSLLAHAIVALFAVWVMIWGGMRNVLAGWEDTVQLLPVTQGQTFLVIPIAGALILVYSVLHVIDLLRASDEAVVARADDDIDLGRLNEEGI from the coding sequence GTGAGAGCCGTCGACTCGTTCCACAAGGGCCTCAACGCGTCCCTGCGCTGGTTCTGCGTCATCCTCTTCGCGCTCCTGGTGCTGCTGGTGCTGACCCAGGTCGTGGTGCGGTTCCTCGACGTCTCGCTCCCCTGGACCGAGGTGAGCGCCCGGGTGGTGTTCATCTGGCAGGCGGTGATCGGGGCCGCCTACGTGATCGGTGAGAAGGAGGACGTCGCGATCGACTGGCTGGTGCGCAAGATGCCGGTCGGGGGCGTCAAGGCGGTGTCCCTGCTGGCCCACGCGATCGTGGCGCTCTTCGCCGTGTGGGTGATGATCTGGGGCGGCATGCGCAACGTCCTGGCCGGCTGGGAGGACACGGTGCAGCTGCTGCCGGTCACCCAGGGGCAGACGTTCCTGGTGATCCCGATCGCGGGCGCCCTGATCCTGGTCTACAGCGTGCTGCACGTGATCGACCTGCTGCGGGCCTCCGACGAGGCCGTCGTCGCCCGGGCCGACGACGACATCGACCTCGGTCGGCTGAACGAGGAAGGGATCTGA
- a CDS encoding TRAP transporter large permease, translating to MDDALLVTLIMVIGMFGLMAIGVSVSVSIGLPAAICLVLLQSNEQGIYTSAQKIYNGIDSFALLAIPLFVLAGTIMNSGGIAGRLIDLAKAMTGRTPGALAQTNLVANMLFGSVSGSALAGAAAVGSAMAPQQRKDGYDMPWAAAANVASAPSGMLIPPSNTLIVYALVSQTSVGALFVAGYIPGILWGLACAVVIWLYARKRPALAGAGFPTFPVFLTVLGRALPSLSMVVIVVGGIVFGFFTPTEGAAVSVVVATALSMAYGTVKVKDFYSILLASTRTSSVVIFLIGLSSILSFAMTYARVPQLIGEWMTTITDSKIVFLLIMMVLLLIIGIPLDATPAVLIFTPIFLPIAVQAYDIDPIHFGIIIVFNMCIAVISPPSAPVLFVGAKVAGVQVERVFKPLLWFYASLVVMLIIIQFVPALSLWLPGVLGLL from the coding sequence GTGGACGACGCGCTCCTGGTCACCCTGATCATGGTGATCGGCATGTTCGGCCTGATGGCCATCGGAGTCTCGGTCTCGGTCTCCATCGGGCTGCCGGCGGCGATCTGCCTGGTGCTGCTGCAGAGCAACGAGCAGGGCATCTACACCAGCGCCCAGAAGATCTACAACGGCATCGACTCCTTCGCCCTGCTGGCCATCCCGCTGTTCGTGCTGGCCGGCACGATCATGAACAGCGGGGGCATCGCGGGACGGCTGATCGACCTGGCCAAGGCCATGACCGGCCGGACACCGGGGGCGCTGGCCCAGACCAACCTGGTCGCCAACATGCTCTTCGGCTCCGTCTCCGGCTCCGCCCTGGCCGGTGCGGCCGCGGTCGGCTCCGCGATGGCCCCGCAGCAGCGCAAGGACGGCTACGACATGCCCTGGGCCGCCGCCGCCAACGTGGCCTCCGCACCCTCGGGCATGCTGATCCCCCCGTCCAACACCCTCATCGTCTACGCCCTGGTCTCCCAGACCTCGGTCGGCGCCCTGTTCGTGGCGGGCTACATCCCCGGCATCCTGTGGGGCCTCGCCTGCGCCGTGGTCATCTGGCTGTACGCCCGCAAGCGCCCGGCGCTGGCCGGTGCCGGCTTCCCCACGTTCCCGGTCTTCCTGACGGTGCTCGGGCGGGCCCTGCCGTCGCTGTCCATGGTGGTCATCGTCGTCGGCGGCATCGTCTTCGGCTTCTTCACCCCCACCGAGGGCGCCGCGGTCTCGGTGGTGGTGGCGACCGCGCTCTCGATGGCCTACGGCACCGTCAAGGTCAAGGACTTCTACTCGATCCTGCTGGCCTCCACGCGGACGTCCTCGGTGGTCATCTTCCTGATCGGGCTGTCCTCGATCCTCTCCTTCGCGATGACCTACGCCCGGGTGCCGCAGCTCATCGGGGAGTGGATGACGACGATCACCGACTCCAAGATCGTCTTCCTGCTCATCATGATGGTGCTGCTGCTGATCATCGGCATCCCCCTCGACGCCACCCCGGCGGTGCTGATCTTCACCCCGATCTTCCTGCCGATCGCGGTGCAGGCCTACGACATCGACCCGATCCACTTCGGCATCATCATCGTGTTCAACATGTGCATCGCGGTGATCAGCCCACCCTCGGCACCGGTGCTGTTCGTCGGGGCCAAGGTGGCCGGGGTCCAGGTCGAACGGGTGTTCAAGCCGCTGCTGTGGTTCTACGCCTCCCTCGTCGTGATGCTCATCATCATCCAGTTCGTGCCCGCGCTGTCGCTGTGGCTGCCCGGTGTCCTCGGACTCCTCTGA
- a CDS encoding C-terminal binding protein yields MRIVVTDCDHASVDLERQVVADAGGELVLNQTTAAEDVVAGAEGADALLVQYASITREVLEALPEVRVVSRYGVGVDTVDVAAATELGVAVCNVPDYGTEAVSDHAIALVVATIRGLGALDRGVRAGRYDLGSSSVLPIRQFSSQVLGVLGCGRIGAATARKAAALGFRVLVHDARLTEGSSTAEGWPVVALEQLLAESDVVSVHTPLVADTHHLLDAGAFAAMKRGAVLVNTSRGGVVDTDALVEALSSGQLHGAGLDVLEEEPVATDHPLTGLDNVILTPHTAFYSEESYGELKRRTAQNAVDVLRGEPRDVLNTEVLEAGRRP; encoded by the coding sequence GTGCGCATCGTCGTCACCGACTGCGACCACGCCTCCGTCGACCTCGAGCGGCAGGTGGTGGCCGACGCCGGCGGTGAGCTCGTGCTCAACCAGACCACCGCCGCGGAGGACGTGGTCGCGGGCGCCGAGGGGGCCGACGCCCTGCTGGTGCAGTACGCCTCGATCACCCGCGAGGTGCTGGAGGCGCTGCCCGAGGTCCGGGTGGTCAGCCGCTACGGCGTGGGCGTGGACACCGTCGACGTCGCCGCCGCCACCGAGCTCGGGGTGGCGGTCTGCAACGTCCCGGACTACGGCACCGAGGCGGTCTCGGACCACGCGATCGCCCTGGTCGTCGCCACCATCCGTGGCCTCGGGGCGCTGGACCGGGGTGTCCGGGCCGGCCGGTACGACCTGGGGTCGTCCTCGGTGCTGCCGATCCGGCAGTTCTCCAGCCAGGTGCTCGGCGTGCTCGGGTGCGGCCGGATCGGTGCGGCGACCGCCCGGAAGGCCGCCGCCCTCGGCTTCCGGGTGCTCGTGCACGACGCGCGCCTGACCGAGGGCAGCAGCACGGCCGAGGGCTGGCCGGTGGTCGCCCTGGAGCAGCTGCTCGCCGAGTCCGACGTGGTCTCCGTGCACACCCCGCTGGTGGCCGACACCCACCACCTTCTCGACGCCGGGGCGTTCGCGGCCATGAAGCGGGGCGCCGTGCTGGTCAACACCTCCCGCGGCGGGGTGGTCGACACCGACGCCCTGGTGGAGGCGCTGTCCTCCGGGCAGCTGCACGGGGCCGGTCTGGACGTCCTCGAGGAGGAGCCGGTCGCCACCGACCACCCGCTGACCGGCCTGGACAACGTGATCCTGACCCCGCACACCGCCTTCTACAGCGAGGAGTCCTACGGCGAGCTCAAGCGGCGCACCGCCCAGAACGCGGTCGACGTGCTGCGCGGGGAGCCTCGTGACGTGCTCAACACCGAGGTGCTGGAGGCGGGCCGGCGGCCCTGA
- the rpiB gene encoding ribose 5-phosphate isomerase B: MRIAIGSDGSGRALKDAVAEHLGAAGHEVVDVGWDGTGQAEYSARYATQVAHLIRDGEADRGVLVCGTGIGISISANKVRGIRAAVCSEPFTARHTREHNGSQIIAFGAFVVAPQMALAITDAFLGAEFKGGVYQDRFDIITGIEDEEAGC; the protein is encoded by the coding sequence ATGAGGATCGCCATCGGCTCCGACGGCTCCGGGCGCGCGCTCAAGGACGCGGTGGCCGAGCACCTGGGCGCGGCCGGCCACGAGGTGGTCGACGTCGGCTGGGACGGCACCGGGCAGGCAGAGTACTCCGCCCGCTACGCCACCCAGGTCGCCCACCTGATCCGCGACGGGGAGGCCGACCGCGGCGTCCTGGTCTGCGGCACCGGCATCGGCATCTCGATCTCGGCCAACAAGGTCCGCGGCATCCGCGCGGCCGTCTGCTCCGAGCCGTTCACCGCCCGCCACACCCGGGAGCACAACGGGTCCCAGATCATCGCCTTCGGCGCCTTCGTGGTGGCGCCGCAGATGGCGCTGGCCATCACCGACGCCTTCCTCGGCGCGGAGTTCAAGGGCGGGGTCTACCAGGACCGCTTCGACATCATCACCGGGATCGAGGACGAGGAGGCCGGCTGCTGA
- the map gene encoding type I methionyl aminopeptidase: MPAIVPYPVSPVRSVPRSIPRPDYVGRPEPAPYTGSHVQSAETIEKMRAAGAIAARAMAAAAEAIAPGVTTDEIDRVGHEYLLDHHAYPSTLGYRGFPKSLCTSVNEVICHGIPDARPLEDGDLVKIDLTAYLDGVHGDNCATYFCGEVDEESRLLAERTREAMERAIRAVRPGRQVNVIGRVIESYARRFGYGVVRDYTGHGVHTAFHSGLVIPHYDEPRYDTVMQPGMTFTIEPMITLGTHEWSLWDDGWTVVTTDGSRVAQFEQSIVVTTTGAEVLTTP, translated from the coding sequence GTGCCTGCCATCGTGCCCTACCCGGTCTCGCCCGTGCGCAGCGTCCCCCGCTCCATCCCCCGCCCGGACTACGTCGGCCGTCCCGAGCCGGCGCCCTACACCGGCAGCCACGTGCAGAGCGCGGAGACCATCGAGAAGATGCGGGCGGCCGGGGCGATCGCGGCCCGGGCGATGGCGGCGGCCGCCGAGGCGATCGCCCCCGGTGTGACCACCGACGAGATCGACCGGGTCGGCCACGAGTACCTGCTGGACCACCACGCCTACCCCTCGACGCTGGGCTACCGCGGCTTCCCCAAGTCGCTGTGCACCTCGGTCAACGAGGTGATCTGCCACGGCATCCCCGACGCCCGGCCGCTGGAGGACGGGGACCTGGTCAAGATCGACCTGACCGCCTACCTGGACGGGGTGCACGGGGACAACTGCGCCACCTACTTCTGCGGCGAGGTGGACGAGGAGTCCCGGCTGCTCGCCGAGCGCACCCGGGAGGCGATGGAGCGGGCGATCAGGGCCGTCCGCCCCGGCCGCCAGGTGAACGTGATCGGCCGGGTGATCGAGTCCTACGCCCGGCGGTTCGGCTACGGCGTGGTGCGGGACTACACCGGTCACGGGGTGCACACCGCCTTCCACTCGGGGCTGGTGATCCCGCACTACGACGAGCCCCGCTACGACACCGTGATGCAGCCGGGGATGACCTTCACCATCGAGCCGATGATCACCCTCGGCACCCACGAGTGGAGCCTGTGGGACGACGGCTGGACGGTGGTGACCACCGACGGCAGCCGGGTGGCGCAGTTCGAGCAGAGCATCGTGGTCACCACCACCGGCGCCGAGGTGCTGACCACCCCCTGA
- a CDS encoding GNAT family N-acetyltransferase, with the protein MGIDDGTGHPPGAPARTPVYTTRPLDSRTWDVFAELVERNGGVFGGCWCMGHHQTPDGGSYHHVRGIDKRAAKEALVRSGRAHAALVLDEDGLAQGWAKYGRTDELPLYAQHRRAYEKEPTERPDWRIPCFYTDTRHRREGIARAALAGALDLIRDAGGGTVEAVPEVTSGRVAHGRFLFQASVELFEEQGFERVRQLGKWAWLVRRTVRPAP; encoded by the coding sequence ATGGGCATCGACGACGGCACCGGCCACCCGCCGGGGGCTCCCGCGAGGACGCCGGTGTACACCACCCGCCCGCTGGACAGCCGCACCTGGGACGTCTTCGCCGAGCTGGTGGAACGCAACGGCGGCGTCTTCGGCGGCTGCTGGTGCATGGGTCACCACCAGACCCCCGACGGCGGCTCGTACCACCACGTCCGCGGCATCGACAAGCGTGCGGCCAAGGAGGCGCTGGTCCGCAGCGGTCGGGCCCACGCCGCCCTCGTGCTCGACGAGGACGGGCTCGCCCAGGGGTGGGCCAAGTACGGGCGGACCGACGAGCTCCCCCTCTACGCCCAGCACCGCCGGGCCTACGAGAAGGAGCCGACCGAGCGTCCGGACTGGCGCATCCCCTGCTTCTACACCGACACCCGGCACCGCCGCGAGGGGATCGCCCGGGCTGCCCTCGCCGGTGCGCTCGACCTGATCCGGGACGCCGGCGGGGGCACCGTCGAGGCCGTCCCCGAGGTCACCAGCGGCCGCGTCGCCCACGGGCGGTTCCTGTTCCAGGCGTCGGTGGAGCTGTTCGAGGAGCAGGGCTTCGAGCGCGTCCGCCAGCTCGGGAAGTGGGCCTGGCTCGTCCGTCGGACGGTGCGCCCGGCACCGTGA
- a CDS encoding ANTAR domain-containing protein, which translates to MLDYEAVFDATPTPYLVLSPDLVIVGMNRAREEVTQLRREDVVGRGLFEMFPDPPDDETATGVSNLHASLLRVLATKQTDTMPVQKYALHDPESGTWTERWWSPVNVPVLDDDGEVTLLLHRVTEVTAWMLSRAEQQQAMELTLHDADSDLYARAQELHRAWMQASADMEHFRQGMLSQRINGQAVGLLMAKLNTDADRAFALLVQESQHRNIKLRDLAEEVVARHGT; encoded by the coding sequence ATGCTGGACTACGAAGCGGTCTTCGACGCCACACCGACGCCCTACCTCGTGCTCAGCCCCGACCTGGTGATCGTGGGCATGAACCGGGCCCGCGAGGAGGTGACGCAGCTGCGACGTGAGGACGTGGTGGGCCGTGGCCTCTTCGAGATGTTCCCCGACCCCCCCGACGACGAGACCGCGACCGGGGTGAGCAACCTGCACGCCTCCCTGCTGCGGGTGCTCGCCACCAAGCAGACGGACACGATGCCCGTGCAGAAGTACGCCCTCCACGATCCCGAGAGCGGCACCTGGACCGAGCGGTGGTGGAGCCCGGTCAACGTGCCCGTGCTGGACGACGACGGCGAGGTGACGCTGCTGCTCCACCGGGTCACCGAGGTGACCGCCTGGATGCTCTCCCGCGCCGAGCAGCAGCAAGCCATGGAGCTGACGCTGCACGACGCCGACAGCGACCTCTACGCTCGCGCACAAGAGCTCCACCGCGCCTGGATGCAGGCCAGCGCGGACATGGAGCACTTCCGCCAGGGCATGCTGTCCCAGCGCATCAACGGTCAGGCGGTCGGGCTGCTGATGGCGAAGCTGAACACCGACGCAGACCGTGCGTTCGCGCTCCTCGTCCAGGAGTCGCAGCACCGCAACATCAAGCTGCGCGACCTGGCGGAGGAGGTCGTGGCCCGGCACGGCACGTAG
- a CDS encoding YqaA family protein — translation MWVVLSLLGVAFVSAFLPVFNIETYVVVVSASGELSPLVVAVTAAVGQVGGKLLWYEVGRTSTRWPWLQRKLARPSISTRLDRWAVWVTRHPRWTVLVLLTSASAGLPPFMIISVVAGRLRVSLPLFVVTALVGRFLRFLLASGLVEQLAPRFA, via the coding sequence GTGTGGGTGGTCCTCAGCCTGCTCGGCGTCGCCTTCGTCTCGGCCTTCCTGCCGGTGTTCAACATCGAGACCTACGTGGTGGTGGTGTCCGCCTCGGGGGAGCTGTCGCCGCTCGTCGTGGCGGTGACGGCGGCGGTCGGCCAGGTCGGCGGCAAGCTGCTGTGGTACGAGGTGGGACGCACCTCGACCCGGTGGCCGTGGCTGCAGCGCAAGCTGGCCCGTCCCTCGATCAGCACCCGGCTGGACCGCTGGGCGGTGTGGGTCACCCGGCACCCGCGCTGGACCGTGCTGGTGCTGCTCACCTCCGCCTCCGCCGGGCTGCCGCCGTTCATGATCATCTCCGTCGTGGCCGGGCGGCTGCGGGTGTCGCTGCCGCTGTTCGTGGTCACCGCCCTGGTCGGCCGCTTCCTCCGCTTCCTGCTGGCCTCGGGCCTGGTGGAGCAGCTGGCGCCCCGGTTCGCCTGA
- a CDS encoding LmeA family phospholipid-binding protein, producing the protein MTDPTGTTGTTVTPGRGGGRSSRVPYRTVVEVVAVVLGLVGLLWGADALARAGAESLIARNVQDATGVAESPEVEVHGAFFLPQVIRGAYSSVDVTARGVTNGPLRLERVQSHLVDVRVPFRDVLLQDVRRIGIGRAEGQVTLTYADVNSYLERTGRPLTLTPLEDGELRLAGEVDLLTQQVDVSAVVRLSAAEGGLRVSPVAIQGGQGLDEVSRLLLGERLGFTVPLDTLPFGLGLTEVSPGPDGVLVDVRGSRIVLGP; encoded by the coding sequence GTGACTGACCCCACCGGCACCACCGGCACCACCGTCACCCCCGGCCGAGGAGGGGGGCGCTCGTCCCGGGTGCCCTACCGCACGGTCGTCGAGGTGGTCGCGGTGGTGCTGGGGCTGGTCGGTCTGCTGTGGGGCGCCGACGCGCTCGCGCGGGCCGGGGCGGAGAGCCTGATCGCCCGCAACGTCCAGGACGCGACCGGGGTCGCTGAGAGCCCCGAGGTGGAGGTCCACGGCGCCTTCTTCCTGCCCCAGGTGATCCGGGGGGCCTACAGCTCGGTGGACGTGACCGCCCGTGGCGTCACCAACGGCCCGCTGCGGCTCGAGCGCGTCCAGTCCCACCTCGTCGACGTCCGGGTGCCCTTCCGCGACGTGCTGCTCCAGGACGTCCGGCGGATCGGCATCGGCCGTGCCGAGGGACAGGTCACGCTCACCTACGCCGACGTGAACAGCTACCTGGAGCGCACCGGGAGGCCGCTGACCCTGACCCCGCTCGAGGACGGCGAGCTGCGGCTGGCCGGTGAGGTGGACCTGCTCACCCAGCAGGTCGACGTCAGCGCGGTCGTGCGCCTGTCCGCCGCCGAGGGCGGGCTGCGGGTCAGCCCCGTCGCGATCCAGGGCGGGCAGGGGCTGGACGAGGTGAGCCGGCTGCTGCTGGGTGAGCGGCTGGGGTTCACCGTCCCGCTGGACACCCTGCCCTTCGGACTGGGGCTCACCGAGGTGTCCCCGGGTCCCGACGGGGTCCTGGTCGACGTGCGGGGGAGCAGGATCGTGCTGGGACCCTGA
- a CDS encoding MMPL family transporter, producing MPAPRVGSAATAAVAGAARLYRATVTSGRWVVLLLWVLAAAATTLVPSPPSAPGGGFGNLLPPGSAVLEVEERVLEQFRVPVLSGTTVVVHQPGGLSVLTRADSLLWALSTTQEVLESPVPPGPGQIQAAIPVPTGRADTTVTYLFFTEGTGLTHSTLLAQQYAAHFNNQAGVGSYVTGFVPAQVAQNDYLQARLPLFEGASVLLILLVVALAFRSLLAPLVVLGVAGVGYLVYFSLLGSVATALGTSVPAELKPVLVALLLGVVTDYCVLFFASFRDELDAGESNVTAARRSLRRDGPVVAMAGLTVAGGTIALLAAPFEIFRALGPALALTVLVGLAVSLTLTPALMTVLGWRLFTVLPVRTSRRAPSLVPAEHAARRHGRLTRLVTVLTRRRPAVAATVLVVGLLALASLPASQARLDLSFTAGLPDRDSVAEGAALLQQSGLRGLSAPTEVLIEQSDVIAQRPELARLQDLLASQPGVVRVLGPADSPLEGGRGVVLAASGDAARYLVVFGSDPLAAQAIDDARAMQERLPVLVEEAGLGGAAAAMTGQTLIAAEVAELTRTSLELTVVVALLIELLLLALYLRAVVAPVVLLASTVLSVAAALGLTTLLFQGLLGEQGLTFYAPFAVTVLLIALGSDYNVFSVGGIWAEARRRPLREALTVAVPRSSHAITTAGAILAATFALVAIIPLSTFRQIAFAMAVGLLLDTFVLRPVLTPAVLTLLGRAAGWPGHRITVASAAPAGTGTEPGPTTEPSTQEPRRD from the coding sequence GTGCCAGCTCCCCGCGTCGGGTCGGCGGCCACCGCGGCGGTGGCCGGCGCGGCCCGGCTGTACCGGGCCACGGTGACCAGCGGGCGCTGGGTGGTGCTGCTGCTGTGGGTGCTCGCCGCCGCTGCGACCACGCTGGTGCCCTCGCCCCCGTCGGCCCCGGGAGGCGGTTTCGGGAACCTGCTGCCCCCCGGCAGCGCCGTGCTGGAGGTCGAGGAGCGGGTGCTGGAGCAGTTCCGGGTCCCGGTGCTGTCCGGCACCACGGTGGTGGTGCACCAGCCGGGAGGTCTCAGCGTGCTCACCCGGGCGGACTCCCTGCTCTGGGCGCTGAGCACCACCCAGGAGGTGCTCGAGTCTCCGGTCCCGCCGGGGCCCGGGCAGATCCAGGCCGCCATCCCGGTCCCGACCGGGCGTGCTGACACCACCGTCACCTACCTGTTCTTCACCGAGGGCACCGGCCTCACCCACTCCACGCTGCTGGCCCAGCAGTACGCCGCCCACTTCAACAACCAGGCCGGGGTGGGGTCCTACGTGACCGGCTTCGTGCCGGCCCAGGTGGCGCAGAACGACTACCTGCAGGCCCGGCTGCCCCTGTTCGAGGGCGCGAGCGTGCTGCTGATCCTGCTGGTGGTGGCGCTGGCCTTCCGGTCGCTGCTGGCCCCGCTGGTGGTCCTGGGGGTCGCCGGGGTCGGCTACCTCGTCTACTTCTCGCTGCTGGGGTCGGTGGCCACGGCGTTGGGCACCAGCGTGCCCGCTGAGCTGAAACCGGTCCTGGTGGCCCTGCTGCTGGGGGTGGTGACGGACTACTGCGTGCTGTTCTTCGCCTCCTTCCGCGACGAGCTGGACGCCGGTGAGTCGAACGTGACGGCGGCCCGACGGTCCCTGCGGCGCGACGGTCCGGTCGTCGCCATGGCCGGGCTCACGGTGGCCGGTGGCACGATCGCCCTGCTGGCGGCGCCGTTCGAGATCTTCCGCGCCCTCGGTCCGGCGCTGGCCCTGACCGTGCTGGTGGGCCTGGCGGTCAGCCTGACCCTCACCCCGGCCCTGATGACCGTCCTCGGCTGGCGCCTGTTCACCGTGCTGCCGGTGCGGACGTCGCGACGGGCCCCCTCCCTGGTCCCGGCCGAGCACGCCGCCCGACGCCACGGGCGGCTGACCCGGCTGGTCACCGTGCTGACCCGCCGGCGGCCCGCGGTGGCGGCGACCGTCCTGGTGGTCGGGCTGCTCGCGCTGGCGAGCCTGCCGGCCTCGCAGGCCCGCCTCGACCTCTCCTTCACCGCCGGGCTGCCCGACCGTGACAGCGTCGCCGAGGGGGCTGCCCTCCTCCAGCAGTCCGGGCTCCGCGGGTTGTCGGCTCCCACCGAGGTGCTGATCGAGCAGTCCGACGTCATCGCCCAGCGTCCCGAGCTCGCCCGGCTCCAGGACCTGCTCGCCAGCCAGCCCGGGGTGGTGCGGGTGCTGGGGCCGGCGGACTCGCCGCTGGAGGGGGGACGGGGAGTGGTCCTCGCCGCCAGCGGTGACGCCGCCCGCTACCTGGTCGTCTTCGGCAGCGACCCGCTGGCCGCCCAGGCCATCGACGACGCACGTGCCATGCAGGAGCGGCTGCCGGTTCTCGTCGAGGAGGCCGGACTCGGCGGGGCGGCCGCGGCGATGACCGGTCAGACGCTGATCGCGGCGGAGGTGGCCGAGCTCACCCGGACGAGCCTGGAGCTGACGGTGGTCGTCGCGCTGCTGATCGAGCTGCTGCTGCTGGCCCTCTACCTCCGCGCCGTGGTGGCCCCGGTCGTCCTGCTGGCCAGCACCGTGCTGAGCGTGGCGGCCGCGCTGGGGCTGACCACCCTGCTCTTCCAGGGCCTGCTGGGGGAGCAGGGGCTGACCTTCTACGCCCCGTTCGCCGTCACCGTGCTGCTGATCGCCCTCGGCTCGGACTACAACGTGTTCTCCGTCGGCGGCATCTGGGCCGAGGCCCGCCGGCGACCCCTGCGCGAGGCCCTCACCGTCGCCGTGCCACGCTCCTCCCACGCCATCACCACGGCCGGGGCCATCCTGGCCGCGACCTTCGCCCTGGTGGCCATCATCCCGCTGTCCACCTTCCGCCAGATCGCCTTCGCGATGGCGGTCGGGCTGCTGCTGGACACGTTCGTGCTCCGCCCCGTCCTGACCCCGGCCGTCCTCACCCTGCTGGGACGTGCGGCCGGGTGGCCGGGCCACCGCATCACCGTGGCGAGCGCCGCCCCGGCCGGCACCGGCACGGAGCCGGGACCGACCACCGAGCCCAGCACCCAGGAGCCGCGACGTGACTGA
- a CDS encoding RNB domain-containing ribonuclease, giving the protein MPIRPVRLTPTVPPALVEGLTALEAELQITAEFPAEVLADAERSAADPSLPGTDLTDLELVTIDPPGSRDLDQALFVERTGTGFRVHYAIADVAAFVRPGSPVDREAHRRGQTLYAPHRRIALHPPVLSEGAASLLADQVAPAVVWQLDVDAAGALTATGCRRALVRSREQLDYAEAQRRLDEGTASDSLTGLREVGLLREQQERDRGGISLPIPEQEVHVDDDGGWRLAYRSPLPVEGWNAQISLLTGAAAAQLMLRGRVGVLRTLPPADEHSLRRLRQTARALRIEWPEALAYPEFVRSLDPDHGPHAAMLRACTTLFRGAGYAAFDGGLPPVVEHAAIAGSYAHTTAPLRRLVDRYVLETCLALCGDREVPAWVREALEALPQEMTDSGRRASAYERRVVDMAEALVLAPRVGQDFEGVVVDLDERGDGDRPPRGRLVIRDPAVEASVTGSPLELGAEVVARLETADPAQGRVSFVVG; this is encoded by the coding sequence GTGCCCATCCGCCCGGTCCGGCTGACGCCGACGGTCCCACCCGCCCTGGTCGAGGGGCTGACCGCGCTGGAGGCCGAGCTCCAGATCACCGCCGAGTTCCCCGCCGAGGTGCTCGCCGACGCCGAGCGGTCGGCCGCCGACCCGTCGCTGCCCGGGACCGACCTCACCGACCTGGAGCTGGTCACCATCGACCCGCCCGGGTCGCGCGACCTCGACCAGGCGCTGTTCGTCGAGCGCACCGGCACGGGTTTCCGGGTGCACTACGCCATCGCCGACGTGGCCGCCTTCGTCCGGCCGGGCAGCCCGGTGGACCGGGAGGCGCACCGCCGGGGCCAGACGCTCTACGCCCCGCACCGGCGGATCGCGCTGCACCCGCCCGTGCTCAGCGAGGGGGCGGCGAGCCTGCTGGCCGACCAGGTCGCACCCGCGGTCGTCTGGCAGCTGGACGTGGACGCCGCCGGCGCCCTGACCGCCACCGGCTGCCGTCGCGCGCTGGTCCGCAGCCGGGAGCAGCTGGACTACGCCGAGGCCCAGCGTCGGCTGGACGAGGGCACCGCCTCGGACAGCCTGACCGGTCTGCGCGAGGTCGGTCTGCTCCGCGAGCAGCAGGAGCGGGACCGCGGCGGCATCAGCCTGCCGATCCCCGAGCAGGAGGTGCACGTCGACGACGACGGCGGGTGGCGGCTGGCCTACCGCTCCCCGCTGCCGGTGGAGGGCTGGAACGCCCAGATCTCCCTGCTGACCGGCGCCGCCGCCGCCCAGCTGATGCTCCGGGGCCGGGTGGGGGTGCTCCGGACCCTGCCGCCGGCCGACGAGCACTCGCTGCGCCGGCTCCGCCAGACCGCCCGGGCGCTGCGGATCGAGTGGCCCGAGGCGCTGGCCTACCCGGAGTTCGTCCGCAGCCTCGACCCCGACCACGGTCCGCACGCGGCGATGCTGCGGGCCTGCACCACGCTCTTCCGCGGTGCCGGTTACGCGGCCTTCGACGGCGGGCTGCCGCCGGTGGTCGAGCACGCCGCCATCGCCGGATCCTACGCCCACACCACCGCCCCGCTCCGCCGGCTGGTGGACCGCTACGTGCTGGAGACCTGCCTGGCCCTGTGCGGGGACCGGGAGGTGCCGGCGTGGGTGCGGGAGGCCCTGGAGGCCCTGCCCCAGGAGATGACCGACTCGGGTCGACGGGCCAGCGCCTACGAGCGCCGGGTGGTCGACATGGCCGAGGCCCTGGTGCTGGCCCCGAGGGTGGGGCAGGACTTCGAGGGGGTGGTGGTCGACCTCGACGAGCGCGGCGACGGCGACCGTCCGCCCCGGGGGCGCCTGGTGATCCGGGACCCCGCCGTGGAGGCGAGCGTCACCGGGAGCCCGTTGGAGCTGGGTGCGGAGGTCGTCGCACGGCTGGAGACGGCCGACCCCGCGCAGGGCCGCGTCTCCTTCGTCGTGGGCTGA